A segment of the bacterium genome:
CGAGTTGACGATCGAGGAGACCCGGCCCGAGGGACCCGCCCGGACGACGGAGGTCGGAATCGATATCGCCGGCGAGCGATTCTCTTGGTCGACGACCCGCGATGGCCATCGGCTCGCCGGAGGCCTCGATGGCAAGAGCTGCGAGCTTCTTCTCGACGGCCGAACAAACATCACCGACGGCGAGCGAGACGAGCACCGGCTCACCTGCGAGCGTCTGAGGTGGATTCGGAATTACTACACCTATCTGTGGGGCCTGCCGATGAAGCTCCGAGATGCCGGTACTCACCTAGCCGAAGAGGTGGTGGCGACCGAGTTTCAGGGCCTCGACGTGCTTTCCCTCAAGGTCACCTATGACGAGGCGGTGGGCGGCGACACTTGGTACTTCTACTTCGACCCGGTGACCTCGGCCCTCGTGGGTTACCGGTTCTTTCATGACGAGAGCAAGAACGACGGCGAGCACATAACGCTCCAGGACATCGCGGCGGTGGGCGTCCTCAGGCTGCCGAAGAGGCGAGCCTGGTACTACAACCAGGGAGGCGGCTACCTGGGCACCGATACGCTGGTGTCGCTGGAGCGCGGTCGAGATGACTCGGGCCGAGAGCCTTAAGCGAGTCGCCGAGCGCATCGGCTTCGATCGCGTCGGCGTGGCCGCGGTTGGTCCGGCCGCAACCGGTCGGGCCTTTCTCAAATGGCTGGCGGACGGTGAGCAGGCAGGCATGGGGTACCTGGCGCGGCGGGTGGAGAAGCGGCTCGACCCCAAAGAAGTGCTTCCCGGCGCGCAAAGCGCCCTGTGCGTGGCTTTGCGTTACTGGCCGCTGTCGGGGGCTCTGCCGGAAGCGGAAGCCGGCGACGATCTCTGGTCCGGAGTCGCCCGCTACGCTCGAGGGCTCGATTACCACGACGTGATGCTCGAACGTCTGGAGCGGCTCGAGAAGGAGATCGCCGCGGCGATTCCTGGCACGAGAACCAGGCGCTATGTCGATACCGGACCGGTCTTGGAGAGGGATTTAGCGGCCAAGGCCGGTCTGGGAGCCTTCGGGAAGAACTGCAATCTGCTGGATGCGGAGATGGGGTCGTACTTCCTGCTCGGCGAGGTCCTCACAACGGCGGAGCTGGAGCCCGACTCTCCGATCGCGGATCTCTGCGGGACCTGCACCCGGTGTCTCGAAGCTTGCCCCACCGGAGCTCTCATCGAGCCGTATCGATTGGATAGCCGGCTGTGCATAAGTTACTGGACCATCGAGCATCGGGGGACGATTCCGGAGGCCGTGCGCCCGGGGATCGGCGACTGGGTGTTCGGCTGTGACGTTTGTCAGGAAGTTTGTCCGGCCAACGTCGACCTGGAGCCGGCCCACCATCCGGAGCTCGAGCTGGCCGACAAACGGCGCGAGCTCTCGCTGACCGACTTGCTTCGGCTCGACCGCGAGGAATACGTGGAAAGATTCCGGGGCAGCCCGATGAAGCGGGCAAAACTCGAGGGCCTCAAGCGAAACACGGCCGTGGCCATGGGAAACAGGGCGGATCGTCTGTATCTCGAGCCGCTCTCGGAGGCTCTCGAAGACGATGACGATGGTGTGCGGCAGCACGCGGCATGGGCCCTGGGCCGGCTCGTTGTGAGCGACGACGAGACGATCCACGGTCGCCGGTCCAGGCTCGAAGCGGCACTGGCCAGAGAAGCCGTGGCCAAGGTTCGCGCCGAAATCCAGGTCGCGCTCGAGGCCACCGAGCCGGGGCGGTCGCGGGAGTCCGCGGCCGCTCGAAAATGAGCCTCCGTTGTCGAGGCGAACGATTTCTTGACACTCGTTCAGAGGGGTGTCTATACTCCCAAATTCCGAGTTTCCAAGCGCTTAGGTGGTACTCGGCACCCGCAAAACGCGCGGGCGACGGGCTCTCGGCCCGATCAAATCGCACTAGGAGGTATTGTTAGATGAACCCGACGGAAGAGCGGCCGGAGTCGCCCAATGAGGCCGACGTTCCAGCCGCTACCGACACTCAGGAAGAGATGAACTACGACGAGATGGTCGCGCTCTACGACGCGAGCATGCGTCATCTGAGTGAAGGCGAGATCGTCACCGGCAAGGTGATCGATGTAACCAACAATCACGTCATCATTGATGTGGGCTACAAGTCCGAAGGACTGGTGCCAATAGCGGAATTCTCGAAGCGAGACGGCAAGGTCGACGTCGAAGTCGGCCAGGACGTTGACGTTCTCTTGGAGAAGGCCGAAGACGGCGAGGGCCACGTGCTGCTCTCGAAGCGCAAAGCCGAGAGGATGAAGGTCTGGGCCGAAGTGGAACGCAGCCATAACGCCGGTGAGATCATTCAGGGGCGAGTCCTCGAGCGAATTAAGGGCGGCTTGACCGTCGACATCGGGATTCGAGCTTTTCTGCCTGGTTCGCTGGTCGATATCAAGCCGATCAAGAATCTCGAGTCGCTGTGCGGTGAAGAGCTGGAATTCAAAGTCATCAGCATCGACCGGCGTCGCAACAATGTTGTGCTGTCCCGCAAGGCGGTACTGGAAAAGGAATTCGCCAAGAAGAAGGCGGAGACCCTGGACCGGCTCGCCGAAGGTGCGCGAATCCAGGGGGTGGTCAAGAACATCACCGACTATGGAGTCTTCGTCGACCTCGGTGGAATCGACGGCCTGCTGCACATCACCGATATCTCATGGGGAAGGGTCAATCACCCCTCGGAGTATTTCGGTGTCGGCGACGAGGTCGAGGTCGTTGTGCTCAAGTTCGATGCGGCCTCGGAGAGGGTTTCGCTGGGCTACAAGCAGCGTTCCGAGGACCCCTGGAGCGTCGTGGAGAAGAAATATCCACTCGGCTCGAGGGTGCGCGGCAAGGTTGTCAGCCTGGTCGACTACGGTGCCTTCATAGAGCTCGAGGACGGTGTCGAGGGCCTGATTCACGTCAGCGAAATGTCGTGGACCAAGAAAGTCGTGAACCCGTCCAAGATCCTGGAAGTCGGCGACGAGATCGAGGCGATCGTCTCGGAGCTGGACCTCAACCAGCGCCGGATCAGTCTCTCGTTGCGTCAGGCTGAGCGGAATCCTTGGGAAGAGCTTTCGGTGTCCCATCCGGTGGGCCATGTGATCGACGGCGAGGTCAGGAACCTCACCGAGTTCGGCGCCTTCGTGCAGATCACCGACGAGATCGACGGCTTGATCCACGTCTCGGATATGAGCTGGACGAAGCGTGTCAAGCACCCCGGCGAGGTCCTCAACAAGGGCGACAAGATCAAGGCTCGTATTACCGGTATCGATGTCGAGAATCAGCGCGTGTCGCTGTCGATCAAGGAGTTCATGCCCAATGAGTGGGACGACTTCGCTTCGGCTCACAAGGTCGGTGACAGGGTTACCGGAAGAGTCGTCAACGTCACCGACTTCGGGTTGTTCGTCGAGATAGCGAGCGGCCTCGAGGGCCTGGCTCACGTCAGCGAGATCGACCTCGAAGGCGAGTCCTTGGTGGATCTCTACAGCGTTGGAGATTGGGCCTCTGCGAGAATCCTCAGGATCGAAGAAGACGATAAGAAGATCGGTCTGACCATGCGTGGAGTAGACCAGCCGAACGAGGATGAGGTGGCGGTGCTCCAGGCGGAGTACGAGCGCGAGCTCGGCACCACGGAGTCCACGGACGAGTCAGTGGAGGACGAGGTGCCATCCGAGGCTTCTGCGA
Coding sequences within it:
- a CDS encoding 30S ribosomal protein S1; translation: MNPTEERPESPNEADVPAATDTQEEMNYDEMVALYDASMRHLSEGEIVTGKVIDVTNNHVIIDVGYKSEGLVPIAEFSKRDGKVDVEVGQDVDVLLEKAEDGEGHVLLSKRKAERMKVWAEVERSHNAGEIIQGRVLERIKGGLTVDIGIRAFLPGSLVDIKPIKNLESLCGEELEFKVISIDRRRNNVVLSRKAVLEKEFAKKKAETLDRLAEGARIQGVVKNITDYGVFVDLGGIDGLLHITDISWGRVNHPSEYFGVGDEVEVVVLKFDAASERVSLGYKQRSEDPWSVVEKKYPLGSRVRGKVVSLVDYGAFIELEDGVEGLIHVSEMSWTKKVVNPSKILEVGDEIEAIVSELDLNQRRISLSLRQAERNPWEELSVSHPVGHVIDGEVRNLTEFGAFVQITDEIDGLIHVSDMSWTKRVKHPGEVLNKGDKIKARITGIDVENQRVSLSIKEFMPNEWDDFASAHKVGDRVTGRVVNVTDFGLFVEIASGLEGLAHVSEIDLEGESLVDLYSVGDWASARILRIEEDDKKIGLTMRGVDQPNEDEVAVLQAEYERELGTTESTDESVEDEVPSEASATEVSAEAEPSVEAAPVAPVADAAEITPEAEAEEDEGEAAVETAAAETSEEAQEEGVDASDETEVEKVTAEEE
- the queG gene encoding tRNA epoxyqueuosine(34) reductase QueG, giving the protein MTRAESLKRVAERIGFDRVGVAAVGPAATGRAFLKWLADGEQAGMGYLARRVEKRLDPKEVLPGAQSALCVALRYWPLSGALPEAEAGDDLWSGVARYARGLDYHDVMLERLERLEKEIAAAIPGTRTRRYVDTGPVLERDLAAKAGLGAFGKNCNLLDAEMGSYFLLGEVLTTAELEPDSPIADLCGTCTRCLEACPTGALIEPYRLDSRLCISYWTIEHRGTIPEAVRPGIGDWVFGCDVCQEVCPANVDLEPAHHPELELADKRRELSLTDLLRLDREEYVERFRGSPMKRAKLEGLKRNTAVAMGNRADRLYLEPLSEALEDDDDGVRQHAAWALGRLVVSDDETIHGRRSRLEAALAREAVAKVRAEIQVALEATEPGRSRESAAARK